The following is a genomic window from Aquificota bacterium.
TTGAGGATGAGTATTCGGACAAAGTTGTAGACATTATAACAAGGCACGCAAATACGGGTATGTTTGGAGATGGGAAGGTTTTTGTCTGTCAGCTTGAAGAGGTTTGGACTATAAGGACTAAAAAGAGGGAGGTGCACCATGGATAGAAGAGATTTCATCACAAAAGGTCTTCTGGTTGCGGGTGGTCTTACACTATCGGCTCCCTACATCAGCAGGGCACAAGGGAAAATAAGGATAGGATACATACCCCTAACGGACTGTGCTTCTGTGGTAATGGCAAAGGGGCTTGGGCTTTACAAAAAGTACGGTGTGGATGTGGAAATATCAAAAGAAGCAAGCTGGCCAAATGTTAGGGATAAGCTGTTAAATGGAGAGCTTAAAGCCTCCCATTGTCTCTTTGGTATGCCCTTCTCCGTTTACATGGGTATAGGCGGTCCTGCAGGCAGGGTTATGCCCATAGGCATGATTCTAAACTTCAACGGTCAGGCTATTACCCTTTCTCAGGAAGACTTTGGTGGTAGAGTAGGCTTTAGAGAAATAAATAAGGTAAAGCCCGTAGTAGATGAGCTTAAAAGGAAAGGCAAAACACCAACCTTTGCTATGACATTCCCTGGAGGAACACACGATATTTGGCTAAGATACTGGCTTGGAGCTTGCGGTATAAATCCAAACAGGGATGTAAGGGTAATACCCATACCACCACCACAGATGGTAGCCAACATGAAAGTGGGTAATATGGACGGCTATTGCGTTGGAGAACCATGGAATGAGGTTGCTGTAAGGGAAGGTATAGGCTTTACCCATCTTGCAACCCAAGATATATGGAAGGATCATCCAGAAAAGGCTTTGGTTTTCAACCAGGAATTCTTTAGTAAAAACGTAGAAGAGGTAAAAGCTATTATGAAAGCGGTGCTTGAAGCAAGCAGATGGCTTGATGACCTTAAAAATAGAAAGGAAGCCTCCAAAGTGCTTGCAAGGTATGTGAATGCAAAACCTGAAGATATAGAAACAAGGCTCCTTGGTGTCTACCATCTTGGTAAGGGGCTTGGAGAATACAGATACAAGGATGATTACATGCTCTTTTTTAAAAGTGGTGCAGTAAACATACCCAAGTATTCTTACGGCATCTTCTTCCTTGGTCAATACAGGAGATGGGGAATGATAAAACAGGTTCCTGATTACCTTGGCATATCAAAAAAGCTTATAGCCAAACCACTTTTTCTTGAGGTGGCAAAAGAACTAAACATAAAGGTAAAAGACGATGATATGACACCTCTGAGGGGCTTTATAGACGGTGTGGTCTTTGACCCAAACAAGCCAGAGCAGTCCATAAAAGCTTACAAGGTTAAGGAGGTGTAAAAATGGTACGTACTGAGAAAGGTTTAAAGTTTAAACTTATAGAGCTTTCTATTAGGCCTGGTACCCTCTCCACTGTTGCCGCTGCCATAGTCCTCCCCATCTTCGGTGCCTTCCTTTTTTTCCTTTTTTGGTATATACTTTCCCTTTTTATAAGAGAGCTACCTGCACCTATAAGTACTTTAAAGACCCTTTTTGACCTAATTTCCAACCCCTTCTATGACCTTGGTCCTAACGATAAAGGGATAGGGTGGCAGTTGCTCACATCTCTAAAAAGGGTTTTCCTTGGTTTTCTTATAGGTTCTCTTATCGCTCTGCCGGCAGGCTTTCTCATAGGAATGAGCTCAAAGCTGAAGGAGATTTTAAACCCCATTGTACAGGTACTTAGACCCGTTTCACCCATGGCTTGGTTTCCCATAGGACTTGCCCTATTTAAGTCTTCTAACGAGGCCTCTATATTTGTTATTGCTATAACATCCCTTTGGCCCACCCTTATAAATACTGCCTTGGGTGTTTCTTCCCTTCCGGAGGATTATAAAAACCTTTCAAGGGTTTTTGGCTTTCCCTTTCGCTACTACATAACAAAAGTTTTGCTTCCATACAGCCTTCCCTATATCCTAACAGGCTTTCGTCTAAGCCTTGGTATAGGGTGGATGGTAATAGTGGCTTCTGAAATGCTGGCTGGCGGTATAGGTATAGGCTTTTTTGTATGGGATTCATGGAACGCCCTAAACTTAGAAAAGGTATTGTCCGCCATTCTACTGATAGGCATAGTAGGCCTTCTCATAGACCTGCTATTTGCAAAGCTTACGGAAAGACTAAGGAGGTGAGATATGAGAGGATATTTAGAAGTTTTTAACCTTACGGTGCGTTTTGGTAATCATGTAATACTCCATGGACTTGACCTTCTCGTGGAAAGGGGTGAGTTTGTAAGCATAATAGGACACTCTGGCTGTGGTAAGTCTACACTTTTGGGTGTTATTGCTGGTCTTATAAAGCCTTCCGAGGGTTCTGTGGTGCTTGATGGTAAGGAGGTTTTGGAACCAGGTCCAGATAGGGCTATGGTCTTTCAGAACTATTCTCTTCTGCCTTGGCTTTCTGTATATGAAAACGTTATGCTTGCAGTAAAGTCAGTTTTTAAAGGCGAAGATCTCACAAAGGCTAGAAGGAAGGCGGAAGATTACTTAAAACTGGCAGGCCTTTGGGAACACAAGAATAAGCTTCCTTCTCAAATCTCTGGTGGTATGAAGCAAAGAACTGCCCTTGTAAGGGCCTTGGCTGTGGACCCTAAAGTGCTTCTCCTTGATGAACCCTTTGGTGCCCTTGACGCCTTAACAAGAGCTACATTGCAAGATGAGCTTTTAAGAATATGGGAAAATGACAAAAAAACTGTGCTGATGGTTACTCATGATGTGGAAGAAGCTATATATATGTCTGACCGCATAGTGATTATGAGCAATGGACCATCCGCTAAGGTCTACGACATTGTAAAGGTTGGCATAAAGAGACCAAGGGTAAGGGAGGAGATGATTAGGTTGAAGGAATACTTAGACCTTAAGGAATACCTGATATACACCTTAAGGGAAAAGTTAAAGAGGAGGGAAGTGGCATGAGTTATAAAGTTGGTTTTTTGACAAGGGAAGAAGCAAAAGAATTATTGCTTTCAGCTAAGGATAAAAAGGGTTTTACATGGTCTCAGCTAGGAAAGGCCATGGGTCTAAGCCCAGTATACACAGCTATGCTTGTATACGGCTATGGTCAGGCAAGGGAAGAAGAGGCAAGCAAATTGACAGATATTCTAGAGATTCCTGCAGATGTTAGAGAAGAGGTTAAAAGGGTTTTAACCAAAGCCCCCTACAGAGCTCCTTCCCAACCATGGCCTCCCACAGATCCCTTTGTCTATAGGCTTTATGAAGTAGTCTTGCTTTATGGCCCTGTTATTAAGGATGTGGCCCATGAACTCTTTGGCGATGGCATCATGAGCGCCATAGATATGTCAATAGATGTGCAAAAGATAGAAGAACCAACGGGCACTCCAAGAATGGTGCTGACCCTCAATGGTAAGTGGCTTCATTACAAAAAGTTCTAAACTGCAAGGGGGTATGAAGTGAGACGTATCATAGAAGCTATAAAATCGGGCAATCCTAAGGCCCTTTTTGCGTCCTTTTTGTACTTTGATACTGGCTTTAGCATATGGCTTTTGCTTGGCGCCTTGGCGCCCTTTATAGCCCAAGAGCTAAACCTCTCTCCTGCACAAAAGGGTTTTCTTGTAGCTGTCCCCGTTCTCTCTGCCGCCATCCTTAGGATAAACTTTGGCTATCTTTACCAGTCTGTAGACGGAAGAAAGATAGCACTGGCTGGTATAATCCTTTCCGGCATTCCATCCCTTTTTGCCCTTCTCTTCCCATCCTATTTAGATGATTACACGGTGCTTCTCCTCTTGGGTGTGCTTTTGGGTATGGGTGGAGCCAGCTTTGCAGTTGCTCTTCCCATGGCTGGTAGCAACTATCCGAGAGAAGTTCAGGGTCTTGTATTGGGCCTTGCGGCGGCTGGAAACATAGGGGCTGTTTTGGATGGCATCCTTTTCCCTCCTCTTGCAAAGACCTTTGGCTGGAAAGAGACG
Proteins encoded in this region:
- a CDS encoding ABC transporter ATP-binding protein encodes the protein MRGYLEVFNLTVRFGNHVILHGLDLLVERGEFVSIIGHSGCGKSTLLGVIAGLIKPSEGSVVLDGKEVLEPGPDRAMVFQNYSLLPWLSVYENVMLAVKSVFKGEDLTKARRKAEDYLKLAGLWEHKNKLPSQISGGMKQRTALVRALAVDPKVLLLDEPFGALDALTRATLQDELLRIWENDKKTVLMVTHDVEEAIYMSDRIVIMSNGPSAKVYDIVKVGIKRPRVREEMIRLKEYLDLKEYLIYTLREKLKRREVA
- a CDS encoding ABC transporter substrate-binding protein → MDRRDFITKGLLVAGGLTLSAPYISRAQGKIRIGYIPLTDCASVVMAKGLGLYKKYGVDVEISKEASWPNVRDKLLNGELKASHCLFGMPFSVYMGIGGPAGRVMPIGMILNFNGQAITLSQEDFGGRVGFREINKVKPVVDELKRKGKTPTFAMTFPGGTHDIWLRYWLGACGINPNRDVRVIPIPPPQMVANMKVGNMDGYCVGEPWNEVAVREGIGFTHLATQDIWKDHPEKALVFNQEFFSKNVEEVKAIMKAVLEASRWLDDLKNRKEASKVLARYVNAKPEDIETRLLGVYHLGKGLGEYRYKDDYMLFFKSGAVNIPKYSYGIFFLGQYRRWGMIKQVPDYLGISKKLIAKPLFLEVAKELNIKVKDDDMTPLRGFIDGVVFDPNKPEQSIKAYKVKEV
- the cynS gene encoding cyanase, whose amino-acid sequence is MSYKVGFLTREEAKELLLSAKDKKGFTWSQLGKAMGLSPVYTAMLVYGYGQAREEEASKLTDILEIPADVREEVKRVLTKAPYRAPSQPWPPTDPFVYRLYEVVLLYGPVIKDVAHELFGDGIMSAIDMSIDVQKIEEPTGTPRMVLTLNGKWLHYKKF
- the ntrB gene encoding nitrate ABC transporter permease; translation: MVRTEKGLKFKLIELSIRPGTLSTVAAAIVLPIFGAFLFFLFWYILSLFIRELPAPISTLKTLFDLISNPFYDLGPNDKGIGWQLLTSLKRVFLGFLIGSLIALPAGFLIGMSSKLKEILNPIVQVLRPVSPMAWFPIGLALFKSSNEASIFVIAITSLWPTLINTALGVSSLPEDYKNLSRVFGFPFRYYITKVLLPYSLPYILTGFRLSLGIGWMVIVASEMLAGGIGIGFFVWDSWNALNLEKVLSAILLIGIVGLLIDLLFAKLTERLRR